One genomic segment of Arachis duranensis cultivar V14167 chromosome 4, aradu.V14167.gnm2.J7QH, whole genome shotgun sequence includes these proteins:
- the LOC107484035 gene encoding protein yippee-like isoform X2, producing MGRLFLVSLEGNFYSCKHCQTHFALAHDIISKSFQSRHGKAYLFDKVVNVTVGEKEERNLITGVHTVVDIFCVACGSIVGWKYESACEKSQQYKEGKFILERFKVLGPDGSLYMEAPEPNAVGSDVDDV from the exons ATGGGAAGGCTATTTTTGGTTAGTCTTGAAGGGAACTTCTATAGCTGCAAGCACTGCCAAACACATTTTGCCCTTGCTCATGATATCATTTCCAag tctttCCAGTCCAGGCATGGGAAAGCTTATCTCTTTGATAAAGT TGTAAATGTTACCGTTGGAGAGAAAGAAGAACGAAATCTGATTACTGGAGTGCACACTGTTGTTGACATATTCTGTGTTGCATGTGGATCCATTGTTGGATGGAAATAT GAGTCTGCTTGTGAGAAATCTCAACAGTATAAAGAAGGAAAGTTTATCCTTGAAAG GTTTAAGGTGTTGGGACCTGATGGCAGCCTCTACATGGAAGCTCCAGAACCAAATGCTGTTGGAAGTGATGTTGATGATGTTTGA
- the LOC107484035 gene encoding protein yippee-like isoform X1: MMLLPGLLSAEFCKGEDMGRLFLVSLEGNFYSCKHCQTHFALAHDIISKSFQSRHGKAYLFDKVVNVTVGEKEERNLITGVHTVVDIFCVACGSIVGWKYESACEKSQQYKEGKFILERFKVLGPDGSLYMEAPEPNAVGSDVDDV, from the exons ATGATGCTGTTGCCAGGCCTCCTCAGTGCAGAATTTT GTAAGGGAGAAGACATGGGAAGGCTATTTTTGGTTAGTCTTGAAGGGAACTTCTATAGCTGCAAGCACTGCCAAACACATTTTGCCCTTGCTCATGATATCATTTCCAag tctttCCAGTCCAGGCATGGGAAAGCTTATCTCTTTGATAAAGT TGTAAATGTTACCGTTGGAGAGAAAGAAGAACGAAATCTGATTACTGGAGTGCACACTGTTGTTGACATATTCTGTGTTGCATGTGGATCCATTGTTGGATGGAAATAT GAGTCTGCTTGTGAGAAATCTCAACAGTATAAAGAAGGAAAGTTTATCCTTGAAAG GTTTAAGGTGTTGGGACCTGATGGCAGCCTCTACATGGAAGCTCCAGAACCAAATGCTGTTGGAAGTGATGTTGATGATGTTTGA
- the LOC107484034 gene encoding uncharacterized protein LOC107484034 isoform X1: MGSSSFLWNFTKKFVTFGIITVTVSDRYVTVVPVRGGSMSPTLNPKTSSSAGNFSDDYVLVEKFCVDKYRFSHGDVVVFSSPLNHKERHIKRIVALSGEWFGSRQNYDVLKVPEGHCWVEGDNAAFSMDSKSFGPIPLGLIRGRVTHVVWPPQRIGAIQSPPRERLSSL; this comes from the exons ATGGGATCAAGCAGCTTTCTGTGGAATTTTACCAAAAAGTTTGTCACATTTGGGATCATTACTGTTACTGTATCTGATCGTTATGTAACAGTGGTTCCAGTTCGGGGTGGCTCTATGTCTCCCACACTTAATCCAAAAACCAGCTCTTCTGCAGGAAACTTCTCTG ATGATTATGTCTTGGTTGAGAAGTTTTGCGTTGACAAATACAGATTTTCACATGGAGATGTTGTGGTCTTCAG CTCTCCATTGAATCACAAGGAGAGACACATAAAGAGAATAGTTGCATTATCTGGTGAATGGTTTGGTAGTCGTCAGAACTATGATGTGTTGAAGGTTCCAGAAGGACATTGTTGGGTTGAAGGAGATAATGCGGCTTTTAGCATGGATTCAAAGTCATTTGGACCT ATTCCCTTGGGCCTCATACGAGGAAGGGTGACCCATGTTGTGTGGCCTCCACAAAGAATAGGCGCCATCCAGAGTCCTCCACGAGAAAGATTATCTTCTTTATAG
- the LOC107484034 gene encoding uncharacterized protein LOC107484034 isoform X2 has product MGSSSFLWNFTKKFVTFGIITVTVSDRYVTVVPVRGGSMSPTLNPKTSSSAGNFSDDYVLVEKFCVDKYRFSHGDVVVFSSPLNHKERHIKRIVALSGEWFGSRQNYDVLKVPEGHCWVEGDNAAFSMDSKSFGPVRFSYHLV; this is encoded by the exons ATGGGATCAAGCAGCTTTCTGTGGAATTTTACCAAAAAGTTTGTCACATTTGGGATCATTACTGTTACTGTATCTGATCGTTATGTAACAGTGGTTCCAGTTCGGGGTGGCTCTATGTCTCCCACACTTAATCCAAAAACCAGCTCTTCTGCAGGAAACTTCTCTG ATGATTATGTCTTGGTTGAGAAGTTTTGCGTTGACAAATACAGATTTTCACATGGAGATGTTGTGGTCTTCAG CTCTCCATTGAATCACAAGGAGAGACACATAAAGAGAATAGTTGCATTATCTGGTGAATGGTTTGGTAGTCGTCAGAACTATGATGTGTTGAAGGTTCCAGAAGGACATTGTTGGGTTGAAGGAGATAATGCGGCTTTTAGCATGGATTCAAAGTCATTTGGACCTGTAAGGTTCTCTTATCACTTAGTTTAA